A genomic segment from Chitinophaga flava encodes:
- a CDS encoding toxin-antitoxin system YwqK family antitoxin, protein MKQLFIVVLLQMLIVAAGQGQARNQKDAQQRRQGYWVEEVPELRGEPGYIWEGNYKNSRKEGLWKKTSLGGNIMAEETYKNNVLDGYCKYFYPNGKRSEEGAYLATEIEGQRDTVMVVDPVTQRETPVEIVRQGNSVRNGVWKLYDEETGKMVKEYYKRGELVTPEDMGEDSTNVATPPKTPAPAHLPHEDANKRKKRG, encoded by the coding sequence ATGAAGCAACTGTTTATCGTGGTATTATTACAGATGTTGATCGTGGCAGCTGGCCAGGGCCAGGCGCGGAATCAGAAGGATGCACAGCAGCGCCGGCAGGGGTATTGGGTGGAAGAAGTACCGGAGCTGAGAGGAGAGCCGGGTTATATCTGGGAAGGGAATTATAAAAACAGTCGTAAAGAAGGTCTCTGGAAAAAGACTTCGCTGGGAGGCAATATTATGGCCGAAGAAACCTATAAGAACAATGTTCTGGATGGTTATTGCAAATACTTTTATCCAAATGGTAAACGAAGTGAAGAAGGTGCATATCTGGCCACAGAAATAGAAGGGCAGCGGGATACCGTGATGGTAGTAGATCCGGTGACACAGCGGGAAACACCGGTAGAGATAGTGCGGCAGGGCAATTCAGTGAGGAATGGGGTGTGGAAGCTGTATGATGAAGAAACAGGAAAAATGGTAAAGGAATACTATAAAAGAGGTGAGCTGGTAACACCGGAGGATATGGGAGAAGATAGCACAAATGTCGCAACACCCCCTAAGACTCCTGCTCCTGCGCACTTGCCTCATGAAGATGCCAACAAGCGGAAAAAGCGAGGCTAA
- a CDS encoding DUF4382 domain-containing protein, with translation MKNALLKRGLLVVSIALLAAVLLYSCKKDQSSSNEPIPQNQQKVSLFLSDDPGLFDKVLLDIRKVEVLVDTCGNKDDESWNDRDRCWWDEDHDHDRQGRDSCLVWDSLNIHPGVYDLLTLRNGADTLLAGGLVKKGVMKQIRITIGNNNSLVKNSVTYPVASVAGQSKIIIRIRHDEWDEVSSSNLQLWLDFDIQRSIIKTWNGKFILRPYINVFTILKMGSLSGRVTPWDAYPVISVYNSNNDTLYALPWRSGEFKVRGLKTGTWNVFINTSNGYKDTTITNVKIERGKDTKLGDIKLHQ, from the coding sequence ATGAAAAATGCTCTCCTGAAGCGAGGTTTGCTGGTAGTTTCTATTGCGCTATTGGCAGCCGTACTCTTGTATTCCTGTAAGAAAGACCAGTCTTCATCCAATGAGCCGATTCCCCAAAATCAGCAAAAAGTAAGTTTGTTTCTTTCTGATGATCCTGGTTTGTTTGACAAAGTATTGTTGGACATCCGTAAGGTGGAAGTGTTGGTAGACACTTGCGGTAACAAGGATGATGAAAGCTGGAACGACCGCGATCGTTGCTGGTGGGATGAAGATCACGATCATGATCGCCAGGGCCGGGACAGTTGCCTGGTATGGGATTCGCTGAACATTCATCCTGGTGTGTACGACCTGCTCACACTCAGAAATGGTGCGGATACTTTACTGGCCGGTGGTTTGGTCAAAAAAGGTGTGATGAAACAAATCCGTATCACTATTGGCAACAACAATTCCCTGGTGAAAAACAGTGTAACCTATCCGGTTGCTTCTGTTGCCGGACAATCCAAAATTATTATAAGGATAAGGCATGATGAATGGGACGAAGTATCTTCCAGCAATCTGCAGCTGTGGCTGGACTTCGACATTCAGCGTTCCATCATTAAGACATGGAATGGCAAGTTTATCCTGCGTCCGTATATCAACGTATTCACTATCCTGAAAATGGGCAGTCTTTCTGGTCGCGTTACACCATGGGATGCCTACCCTGTGATATCTGTTTATAACAGTAATAACGACACACTGTATGCTTTGCCCTGGAGAAGTGGCGAGTTTAAAGTGCGCGGTCTGAAAACAGGTACCTGGAACGTATTTATAAATACTTCCAACGGGTACAAAGACACGACTATTACGAATGTGAAAATTGAAAGGGGTAAGGATACCAAGCTGGGAGATATCAAGCTGCATCAATAG
- the glgB gene encoding 1,4-alpha-glucan branching protein GlgB, whose product MTGVINRPLQTVQPFSLFSSGDIALFQAGSHYRLYEKFGAHTLEYEGVPGTYFAVWAPDAAFVAVMGDFNQWDHYTHTLLPRWDNSGIWEGFVPGVEAGSLYKYFIRSNSGEVLQKGDPFATRWEVRPQTASIVHPLDHTWNDKKWMQGRKAHNSLNSPIAVYEVHLGSWRRPDPANEELYYSYGEIAAMLVPYVKEMGFTHVELMPVMEHPFDGSWGYQQTGYYAATSRYGTPQEFMDMIEAFHQAEIGVILDWVPSHFPHDAHGLYRFDGSHVYEYADMRKGYHPDWNSYIFNYARSEVRSFLLSNAIYWLDKFHIDALRVDAVASMIHLDYSRERGAWVPNELGGNENLEAISFLKKLNETVYALFPDVQTIAEDSTNHYGVSRPTFMGGLGFGMKWMMGWMNDTLDYFKKDPIHRKWYQNDLTFSLVYAFSENFMLPLSHDEVVHGKSPLLYKMPGDEWQKCANLRLLYGYMYTHPGTKLLFMGGEFGQTSEWNHKGELDWHLLKYATHKGIQDFVKDVNLVYRQSTALYELQFEAEGFEWMTVNDYDNCVLAYVRRGKAAGDLLLIVLNMTPVPREQYSVGIPQGGIWEEILNSDHSKYYGSGVINSGPQKAVKQFYNGREYTLTLRLPPLGITILKPVTV is encoded by the coding sequence ATGACCGGAGTTATCAATCGCCCTTTGCAGACTGTACAACCATTTTCCCTCTTTTCTTCCGGTGATATTGCCTTGTTTCAGGCAGGCTCTCATTACCGGCTATACGAAAAATTCGGCGCACATACCCTAGAATACGAAGGAGTGCCTGGTACCTATTTTGCGGTATGGGCACCCGATGCAGCATTCGTAGCTGTTATGGGTGATTTTAATCAATGGGACCATTACACCCATACCCTGTTGCCCCGCTGGGACAACTCCGGTATATGGGAAGGTTTTGTGCCAGGTGTAGAAGCCGGCTCGCTCTATAAATATTTTATCCGCTCCAATAGCGGAGAAGTATTGCAGAAAGGTGATCCCTTTGCCACCCGCTGGGAAGTACGCCCCCAAACAGCTTCCATTGTGCATCCCCTTGATCATACCTGGAACGATAAAAAATGGATGCAGGGCCGTAAAGCCCACAACAGCCTGAATAGCCCTATTGCTGTATATGAAGTACACCTGGGCTCCTGGCGCAGGCCAGACCCTGCCAATGAAGAGCTCTATTATTCCTATGGTGAAATAGCAGCCATGCTGGTGCCATATGTGAAAGAAATGGGCTTTACCCATGTGGAGCTGATGCCTGTCATGGAACATCCGTTTGACGGTTCCTGGGGCTACCAGCAGACAGGATATTATGCTGCTACCTCCCGGTATGGCACCCCTCAGGAATTTATGGATATGATAGAGGCCTTCCATCAGGCAGAAATAGGGGTGATCCTGGACTGGGTACCTTCCCATTTCCCCCATGATGCCCACGGCCTGTACCGGTTTGATGGTTCGCATGTGTACGAATATGCGGATATGCGTAAGGGTTATCATCCGGATTGGAACAGTTATATCTTCAACTATGCACGCAGTGAGGTCCGTTCCTTTTTGTTAAGCAACGCTATCTACTGGCTGGACAAATTTCATATAGACGCTCTGCGGGTGGATGCGGTAGCTTCTATGATCCATCTGGATTATTCCCGGGAGAGAGGCGCCTGGGTGCCTAATGAGCTGGGTGGTAATGAAAACCTGGAAGCCATTAGTTTTCTGAAGAAACTGAATGAGACCGTTTATGCGTTGTTCCCCGATGTGCAAACCATCGCGGAAGATTCTACCAATCATTATGGCGTGTCCAGACCTACTTTTATGGGAGGACTGGGATTTGGAATGAAGTGGATGATGGGATGGATGAATGACACGCTGGACTATTTTAAGAAAGATCCCATACATCGTAAATGGTACCAGAACGATCTCACCTTTAGTCTGGTGTATGCATTCAGTGAGAATTTCATGCTGCCGCTGAGCCATGACGAAGTAGTACACGGCAAGTCTCCCTTATTATATAAGATGCCCGGCGATGAGTGGCAGAAATGCGCTAACCTGCGATTGTTGTACGGTTATATGTATACGCATCCCGGTACCAAGTTATTGTTTATGGGTGGTGAGTTTGGGCAGACTTCAGAATGGAATCACAAAGGTGAACTGGACTGGCATCTGCTGAAATATGCAACACATAAAGGGATTCAGGATTTTGTAAAAGACGTCAACCTGGTGTACCGTCAGTCTACCGCTTTATATGAATTGCAGTTTGAAGCAGAAGGATTTGAATGGATGACAGTGAATGATTATGATAATTGTGTGCTGGCCTATGTTCGTCGTGGTAAGGCTGCCGGTGATTTGTTGCTGATAGTACTGAACATGACACCGGTGCCCCGTGAGCAGTATTCGGTGGGCATTCCACAGGGAGGAATATGGGAAGAAATATTAAACAGTGATCATTCTAAATATTATGGAAGCGGGGTGATAAATAGTGGTCCCCAGAAAGCGGTGAAACAATTTTATAACGGACGGGAATACACCCTTACCCTGCGTCTTCCGCCATTGGGTATAACCATACTGAAACCTGTTACTGTATAA
- a CDS encoding DEAD/DEAH box helicase, producing MTTFESLGLQEPILKGITDLGFVSPTPIQEQAIPVLLSGDRDFVGLAQTGTGKTAAFGLPLLQQLDLTINKPQGLILCPTRELCLQITNDLKNFSKYLGVVNIVAVYGGSSIVQQLRDLKRGVHIVVATPGRLLDIIDRGAINFDNVRYAVLDEADEMLNMGFQEDINSILSNTPEAKTTWLFSATMPQEVRRIAKKYMEDPFELTVGTKNSGNANIEHEYYVVRPRERYAALKRIVDYNPDIFGIIFTRTKIESQEIAESLIKDGYNADALHGDLTQQQRDKVMKRFREKALQVLVATDVAARGIDVDNVTHVINYDLPDDVENYTHRSGRTGRAGRSGVSIAVIGGRDIGKIRQIERVIGKKFVKAEVPDGFAVCEKQLFGLVHKVHNVTVNEEQIEPYLERIYEEFASMTKEELIKRFASLEFNQFLEYYQDAPDLNVKDDKRSGEEGRDRRSSGKFTRLFINLGSVDDFTRGDMLRYLCDNTGLRGNKIGRIDLKGVYSFFEVENDEVEKVTQSFKKVEYNGRSVRIEMSQDGDKRGGGRSYGGNREGGGGSPRKRSWSPGGGGARTGEKREFSGGGRPPFKRKY from the coding sequence ATGACAACATTCGAATCACTGGGCTTACAAGAGCCTATTTTAAAGGGAATTACGGACCTGGGTTTCGTTTCCCCAACGCCCATCCAGGAACAGGCTATTCCCGTACTTTTAAGTGGTGACCGCGATTTCGTAGGACTGGCCCAGACGGGCACCGGTAAAACCGCTGCTTTTGGCTTACCATTGCTGCAGCAACTGGACCTGACGATCAACAAACCACAAGGCCTGATCCTGTGCCCTACCCGTGAACTGTGTCTGCAGATCACTAATGACCTCAAAAATTTCAGCAAATACCTCGGCGTAGTAAATATTGTGGCGGTATATGGCGGTTCCAGCATCGTGCAGCAGCTGCGCGATCTGAAAAGAGGTGTACACATCGTAGTAGCTACTCCCGGCCGTCTGCTCGACATCATTGACCGTGGTGCCATCAACTTCGATAACGTACGCTACGCCGTACTGGACGAAGCAGACGAAATGCTGAACATGGGCTTCCAGGAAGACATTAACAGCATCCTGTCCAACACTCCGGAAGCTAAAACTACCTGGCTGTTTTCTGCTACCATGCCCCAGGAAGTGCGTCGCATTGCCAAAAAATACATGGAAGATCCCTTCGAACTGACTGTAGGGACCAAAAACAGCGGTAACGCCAACATCGAACATGAATATTACGTGGTACGCCCACGCGAAAGATATGCTGCCCTGAAACGTATCGTGGACTACAACCCCGATATCTTCGGTATCATCTTTACCCGTACCAAAATTGAGTCTCAGGAGATTGCAGAATCCCTGATCAAGGACGGGTACAATGCAGACGCTCTGCACGGTGACCTTACCCAGCAACAGCGTGATAAGGTAATGAAACGTTTCCGCGAAAAAGCACTGCAGGTGCTGGTAGCGACCGACGTTGCTGCCCGTGGTATCGACGTAGATAACGTAACACACGTTATCAACTACGATCTGCCTGATGACGTGGAAAACTACACACACCGTAGTGGTCGTACCGGAAGAGCCGGCAGATCTGGTGTCTCTATCGCTGTTATCGGCGGCCGCGACATCGGTAAAATCCGTCAGATCGAAAGAGTAATCGGTAAAAAATTCGTGAAAGCAGAAGTGCCGGATGGTTTCGCCGTTTGCGAAAAACAACTGTTCGGACTGGTACATAAAGTACACAACGTAACTGTTAACGAAGAACAGATCGAACCATACCTGGAACGCATATACGAAGAGTTTGCATCCATGACCAAGGAAGAGCTGATCAAACGCTTTGCTTCCCTGGAGTTCAATCAGTTCCTTGAGTACTACCAGGATGCACCAGACCTGAACGTAAAAGACGACAAACGTTCTGGCGAAGAAGGCCGCGATCGCAGAAGCAGCGGTAAATTCACCCGTCTGTTCATCAACCTCGGTTCTGTAGATGATTTCACCCGCGGTGATATGCTCCGCTACCTGTGCGACAACACTGGTTTGCGTGGTAATAAAATCGGCCGTATCGACCTGAAAGGTGTTTACTCTTTCTTTGAAGTGGAAAATGATGAAGTAGAAAAAGTGACCCAGAGCTTCAAAAAAGTAGAGTACAACGGCCGCAGCGTGCGGATCGAAATGTCTCAGGACGGTGATAAACGTGGTGGTGGTCGCAGCTATGGCGGCAACCGTGAAGGTGGTGGCGGCAGCCCTCGTAAGAGAAGCTGGTCTCCTGGCGGCGGTGGTGCCCGTACCGGCGAAAAACGCGAGTTTTCCGGTGGTGGCAGACCTCCGTTCAAACGTAAGTACTAA